A section of the Diabrotica virgifera virgifera chromosome 8, PGI_DIABVI_V3a genome encodes:
- the LOC114342086 gene encoding uncharacterized protein LOC114342086, whose amino-acid sequence MNNANRRKVIQKFRNRPPFDRKQKETTGNHLRKSFHHVEQSFRTIMSHLDAIKSDYDINNSIIPEKDEGGPEVKGGREERRGKIPLKPKPNIAPKIIETFRNATPKRIINYSKRFEGKKLGSTKNLPKATEDIPIQTLYRNKNLEFGKVIPNHKIMKDLLQNFENTEYFYVSNRVDKCTSTTGITWPIVEEKMCGSKEKVYKKRNLSKKPSRIPTRRCLHQVNRSFAQASHVSTETKLKRTMKAQTFVKSKPILCEKSDGGTFVIEETKIKNDRNVVRNQTDKFNKMGNRKGHRHSIHRQSEPKTRNISKRYIAMMNSVKNSYPKIEAKTDVTNSDHFDWSRTETGWSISDVPVNRPEDIKFPKETKEAVEIMIQNSRKFIRTPLAKYLKNEDQLTIQPAISIKREGKKIGPFTVSTPLERVASSKENYVMGDHYANRVSSTKGNSRVHCKRGSAQKGRVLK is encoded by the exons ATGAATAACGCTAATAGAAGAAAGGTTATTCAGAAGTTTCGCAACAGGCCACCGTTTGATCGTAAACAGAAAGAAACGACTGGAAATCATTTAAGAAAGTCCTTTCATCACGTTGAACAATCTTTCCGAACGATCATGAGTCATCTAGATGCAATAAAATCTGATTATGACATAAACAATTCAATCATTCCAGAAAAGGACGAAGGGGGTCCAGAAGTGAAAGGAGGAAGGGAGGAGAGGAGGGGGAAAATACCACTTAAACCTAAGCCGAATATAGCTCCGAAAATTATTGAAACTTTTCGAAACGCCACCCCTAAGAGGATAATAAACTATTCAAAAAGATTTGAAGGTAAGAAATTAGGATCTACAAAGAATTTGCCAAAAGCAACCGAAGATATACCTATCCAAACATTGTACAGAAACAAAAACCTGGAGTTTGGTAAGGTGATTCCTAATCACAAAATCATGAAAGATCTTCTTCAAAACTTCGAAAATACAGAATATTTTTATGTAAGTAATAGAGTTGATAAGTGTACAAGTACAACTGGTATCACCTGGCCTATAGTTGAAGAAAAAATGTGCGGTTCAAAAGAAAAGGTATATAAGAAGAGAAATCTTTCGAAGAAACCATCTAGGATTCCAACACGACGGTGCTTGCATCAAGTAAATCGATCATTTGCGCAAGCTTCACATGTCTCAACAGAAACCAAACTAAAGAGAACGATGAAAGCTCAAACCTTCGTCAAATCTAAACCAAttttatgtgaaaaatctgaCGGAGGAACGTTTGTTATTGAGGAAACTAAAATAAAAAACGACAGAAACGTTGTCAGAAACCAAActgataaatttaataaaatgggTAATAGAAAGGGGCATAGGCATTCAATACATCGGCAATCGGAGCCTAAAACTAGGAATATAAGTAAACGCTATATAGCTATGATGAACTCGGTGAAGAACAGTTATCCAAAGATTGAGGCAAAGACTGATGTTACCAATTCAG ATCACTTCGACTGGTCCAGAACAGAAACAGGCTGGTCGATTTCAGACGTACCTGTAAATAGGCCAGAAGACATCAAATTCCCTAAAGAAACAAAAGAAGCCGTCGAGATAATGATACAGAATTCCAGGAAATTCATAAGGACCCCTTTAGCGAAATATTTGAAAAACGAAGATCAGCTGACTATACAACCAGCAATATCGATAAAAAGGGAGGGAAAGAAGATCGGTCCGTTTACGGTGTCTACTCCATTGGAGCGTGTTGCTAGTTCTAAGGAGAACTACGTAATGGGAGACCATTACGCAAATAGAGTGTCTTCGACAAAAG GAAATTCCCGAGTACATTGTAAGAGAGGATCAGCTCAAAAAGGGAgagttttaaaataa